GTTCCAGGCATTCGCGCAAAGAAAAAGACGGCCCGTTTCCGGACCGCCTCTCACAGTTCAGAGATTCTGCGAGGTTCAGCGCATCATGAAGACGCCGGCGACAGACAGAACGATCCAGATGAACAGACCGCCGAGCAGACCAGCGCCTGCGAAGAATCCGGCAGCCATGGCAATCATCAGAGCGATCAGGAGCGCGGTGCCATACTTGGCGCCGGCAATGAAAAGGTCATAGGTCTTTTCGTGCTCCTTGTAGTCCATCGTGGCACCGGTTTCGACCGGACCGGAATGAT
This DNA window, taken from Peteryoungia algae, encodes the following:
- a CDS encoding aa3-type cytochrome c oxidase subunit IV — translated: MSEHHSGPVETGATMDYKEHEKTYDLFIAGAKYGTALLIALMIAMAAGFFAGAGLLGGLFIWIVLSVAGVFMMR